From Spirochaetota bacterium, the proteins below share one genomic window:
- a CDS encoding DUF2490 domain-containing protein, translated as MCRRTCIVLLAALMLFALIPAGADAKAPYTGRTWEYVNVTMLLSPNWAFMVMPGHRFEFYRGADSKSSAKETFLWEFFAGPIYIHKFESFTFKLPLWYYYMGFPVDGNDGKPKVAGEDRFYSHNIEVVPIFEFSVDALKVTSRTIFHNKVYADNNIYVTENQKKGYSLLIREMIMLEYALTPMFSLLLGNEVFVGVKEDGGTKDLGRIGEPFYERNGFSENRLHAGFNVKFNPTLSLSPQYIYNTTYKPESGYRLTSRNHYIMLTLNYVLKLY; from the coding sequence ATGTGTAGAAGAACCTGTATCGTACTGCTTGCCGCGCTCATGCTGTTCGCGCTCATCCCGGCCGGCGCGGACGCGAAGGCGCCCTATACCGGAAGGACCTGGGAATACGTAAACGTCACCATGCTTCTTTCCCCCAACTGGGCGTTCATGGTAATGCCGGGCCACCGTTTCGAGTTTTATCGCGGGGCGGACTCGAAATCGAGCGCGAAGGAGACGTTTTTGTGGGAATTTTTCGCAGGTCCCATCTATATCCACAAGTTCGAGAGCTTCACCTTTAAACTGCCGCTGTGGTATTACTATATGGGTTTCCCGGTAGATGGAAATGACGGAAAACCGAAAGTGGCGGGCGAGGATCGGTTCTATTCACATAACATAGAGGTCGTCCCGATTTTCGAATTCAGTGTTGATGCGCTGAAGGTCACCAGCAGAACGATTTTTCACAACAAGGTGTATGCTGATAACAACATCTATGTAACCGAGAACCAGAAAAAGGGATATTCGCTGTTGATCAGGGAGATGATCATGCTCGAATATGCGCTTACTCCGATGTTTTCACTCCTGCTCGGCAATGAGGTATTCGTGGGAGTCAAAGAAGACGGCGGAACAAAGGACCTCGGTCGGATCGGCGAGCCTTTCTACGAGCGGAACGGCTTTTCCGAAAACCGCCTCCACGCGGGCTTCAACGTGAAGTTCAACCCGACGCTGTCGCTCTCACCGCAGTACATATACAATACGACCTACAAACCCGAGTCGGGATACCGGCTGACATCCAGAAATCACTATATAATGCTCACCCTGAACTATGTGCTGAAGCTGTATTAG
- a CDS encoding AAA family ATPase — protein MGRIISISNQKGGVGKTTTTINLSAFLAEKGRRVLIIDIDPQANAGYGLGINVEEADNTLYEVLIGEVGIQQAIYKTGIENLFIIPSNIHLSGAQMDLLELEGREYVLKKAVAPIKDDFDFIFIDCPPSLGVLTLNSLIAADSVMIPLQCEYYALEGLSQLLRIISMVQESLNRNLKIEGVVLTMYDSRTNLSQQVVSDVREFFKDKVFKSIVPRNVRLSEAPSFGKPIGMYDRHCIGSERYEALAEEVLNNA, from the coding sequence ATGGGAAGAATTATATCGATTTCCAATCAGAAGGGAGGCGTCGGTAAAACAACCACCACCATCAACCTTTCAGCCTTCCTGGCCGAAAAGGGCAGGCGCGTGCTCATCATCGACATCGACCCCCAGGCGAACGCCGGCTACGGGCTCGGGATAAACGTGGAGGAGGCGGACAACACCCTCTACGAGGTGCTGATCGGCGAGGTGGGAATTCAGCAGGCGATCTACAAGACGGGCATCGAGAACCTGTTCATCATCCCTTCCAATATCCATCTGTCCGGCGCGCAGATGGACCTGCTCGAACTCGAGGGCCGGGAGTATGTATTAAAAAAAGCTGTCGCGCCTATCAAAGACGATTTCGATTTCATCTTCATCGATTGTCCGCCGTCCCTCGGCGTCCTCACGCTCAACAGCCTCATCGCCGCCGATTCGGTGATGATCCCGCTCCAGTGCGAGTATTACGCGCTCGAGGGGCTCAGCCAGCTTTTACGGATCATATCGATGGTGCAGGAAAGCCTGAACCGAAATCTGAAAATAGAGGGCGTGGTGCTCACCATGTACGATTCGCGCACCAACCTCTCGCAGCAGGTGGTATCCGACGTGCGCGAGTTTTTCAAGGATAAGGTGTTCAAGAGCATCGTGCCGCGGAACGTCCGACTCTCCGAGGCCCCATCGTTCGGGAAGCCCATAGGCATGTACGACCGGCATTGCATCGGCAGCGAACGCTACGAGGCTCTGGCGGAAGAGGTGTTGAATAATGCCTAA
- the purM gene encoding phosphoribosylformylglycinamidine cyclo-ligase, which translates to MGFTYRDAGVDVDGGNRFVSRIAPLVKATFSDRVITDIGGFGALYSGSFPGMSEPVLVSGTDGVGTKLKLAQWMNKHDTIGIDAVAMCVNDLLVSGAAPLFFLDYIACGRLNEDIMVQVVGGIAEGCRIAGCSLIGGETAEHPGVMQPDDYDIAGFAVGVVDRPKIIDGKKIRPGDVIIGLPSSGVHSNGFSMVRKLLFEVKKYTPDSRLADLDAPLGEALLEPTRIYCRPILDCLERGAKIVGMVHITGGGFYENIPRILPDGFAAIINRSSFTPPPVFELIRREGQVEEREMFTTFNMGIGLMMMAGKTDADGLIRMLRDVGEKPVIIGTIEKRTGGAVVLV; encoded by the coding sequence ATGGGATTTACCTACAGGGACGCGGGCGTCGACGTCGACGGGGGCAACCGCTTCGTAAGCAGAATAGCGCCGCTGGTGAAGGCGACCTTCAGCGACCGCGTCATCACCGATATCGGCGGATTCGGCGCGCTGTACAGCGGCTCCTTCCCCGGAATGAGTGAGCCGGTGCTGGTTTCCGGAACCGACGGCGTGGGTACCAAGCTCAAGCTCGCCCAGTGGATGAATAAACACGACACGATCGGTATAGATGCGGTGGCGATGTGCGTTAACGATCTTTTAGTCTCGGGCGCCGCGCCGCTTTTCTTTCTGGACTATATCGCCTGCGGCAGGCTCAACGAGGACATTATGGTGCAGGTCGTCGGCGGGATAGCCGAGGGCTGCCGTATCGCCGGTTGCAGCCTGATCGGCGGCGAGACGGCGGAGCATCCCGGGGTTATGCAGCCCGATGATTACGACATCGCGGGATTTGCCGTCGGAGTCGTCGATCGGCCGAAGATCATCGATGGAAAGAAAATTCGGCCCGGCGATGTTATTATCGGGCTTCCCTCCTCGGGCGTTCATTCCAACGGCTTCTCCATGGTGAGAAAGCTCCTCTTCGAGGTAAAAAAATACACCCCCGATTCCAGATTGGCCGACCTCGACGCTCCACTTGGAGAGGCCCTGCTCGAACCCACGCGCATCTACTGCCGCCCCATACTCGACTGTCTCGAACGTGGCGCGAAGATCGTGGGGATGGTGCACATCACCGGGGGCGGTTTTTACGAAAACATCCCGCGCATCCTGCCGGATGGATTCGCCGCGATAATAAACAGGTCGAGTTTTACACCGCCTCCCGTATTCGAGCTGATTCGGCGGGAGGGCCAGGTCGAGGAACGGGAAATGTTCACGACCTTTAACATGGGGATAGGCCTGATGATGATGGCCGGTAAAACCGATGCTGACGGCCTGATCAGAATGTTACGCGACGTAGGTGAAAAGCCCGTGATAATCGGAACGATCGAGAAGCGGACCGGCGGCGCGGTCGTGCTCGTCTGA
- a CDS encoding alpha/beta fold hydrolase codes for MNKTTAVSGPACPSLMKGAEPVLRMGRTGRGVLLLHGFTGTPHEMKYLGARLADEGFTVMIPRLPGHGTELAEMVRTTGRDWLIAAREALIELRSYCTDIACIGLSMGGILGILLAREFSINRLVLLSTPAALPGRAVYLAPLLAPFKKVIWKKDDKKGLNSAEARSYHLCYNEGIPVRQAWHLHRLIRKAMRALPSVSADALIIQSLGDEYIPPDSINRLHDRLGSSRKEKVFLDISNHAVTVDYEKDYVAEEIIRFIGS; via the coding sequence ATGAACAAAACAACCGCCGTTTCCGGTCCGGCATGCCCGTCTCTCATGAAGGGCGCGGAACCGGTGTTGCGGATGGGCCGGACCGGGCGTGGCGTACTGCTGCTTCACGGCTTCACCGGCACTCCCCACGAGATGAAGTATCTCGGGGCCAGGCTCGCCGACGAGGGATTCACCGTGATGATCCCGCGCCTTCCCGGCCATGGAACGGAACTCGCGGAGATGGTGCGCACCACCGGGCGCGACTGGCTGATCGCCGCGCGCGAGGCCCTGATCGAGCTACGGTCGTACTGCACGGACATCGCCTGTATCGGGCTGTCGATGGGCGGGATTCTCGGCATTTTACTGGCACGCGAGTTTTCCATTAACCGGCTGGTGCTCTTGTCGACTCCGGCCGCTTTACCGGGGCGCGCCGTGTACCTTGCTCCGCTTCTGGCGCCCTTTAAAAAAGTTATCTGGAAAAAGGACGATAAAAAAGGTCTCAACAGCGCCGAGGCGCGCTCGTATCACCTGTGTTATAACGAGGGTATCCCGGTCCGCCAGGCCTGGCACCTGCATCGCCTGATCCGGAAGGCCATGCGCGCGCTGCCTTCCGTGTCCGCCGACGCGCTCATCATCCAGTCGCTTGGCGACGAGTATATTCCTCCGGATTCAATCAACCGCTTGCACGACCGGCTGGGATCGTCGCGCAAGGAAAAGGTCTTCCTCGATATCAGCAACCACGCCGTCACCGTCGATTACGAAAAGGACTATGTCGCCGAGGAGATCATACGCTTTATCGGCTCCTGA
- a CDS encoding SpoIIE family protein phosphatase, with amino-acid sequence MAFAESVGGTGRLKVLALDDDGLVRRVLADLLAEEHEFRAVATCAEFNEVVVGFNPDVLLLDLVLPDGDGLEICRELRKNGQFEKLFILMLTASHQKQYIEQGYAAGANDYIRKPFVPFEVKSKVQNCKKIITYQSKLYTAFNYQLEFSKRLYRLNRLIQSNINVGDIGNLIREFESFNEIVDTGYIEVVLIQEGAPAVLLRKEFEKDRAFLGFEKIRKKMKLFDEKDLNITSIKIRSGDRDLYCCIAPIACNHSVSGFLVLQRDIPLDAEERNMITLCTDFMSIMLERLIAQKELGRRYELYRSEIAKVRTIQVSFLPDFKKIGGYDVASIFLPAEDISGDFFDGFFLDDEVYQFVLCDVSGHGVASSYIGNEIRSLFRTFSLRKFSPGFIIGAVNEMVLRDIAALYYFGTVIVCQLNVRTGEVLFSSGGHPPALLCRPGEASCTLLNKTGPLVGFFEKGDFKDTAFAMKSGDALLLYTDGVSETFSADGKELFGEDRLAQVFLESASLSSRDIVRTIASSVNEFSGYGVQEDDITMICIKKN; translated from the coding sequence ATGGCGTTCGCTGAATCCGTCGGCGGAACGGGCAGGCTGAAGGTGCTCGCGCTCGACGACGACGGGCTGGTGCGCAGGGTGCTCGCGGACCTCCTGGCGGAAGAGCACGAATTTCGCGCGGTTGCCACATGCGCCGAATTTAACGAGGTCGTGGTGGGGTTCAACCCGGACGTGCTCCTGCTCGACCTGGTTTTGCCGGATGGAGACGGCTTGGAAATCTGCAGGGAACTCAGGAAAAACGGCCAGTTCGAAAAGCTCTTTATCCTGATGCTGACCGCCTCCCACCAGAAACAGTATATCGAGCAGGGGTACGCTGCCGGCGCCAACGACTATATCCGAAAACCTTTCGTTCCCTTCGAGGTCAAGTCGAAGGTACAGAACTGCAAAAAGATCATCACCTACCAGAGCAAGCTCTATACGGCGTTCAATTATCAGCTTGAGTTTTCAAAGCGTCTTTACCGTCTGAACAGACTCATTCAGTCCAACATCAACGTCGGTGACATCGGCAACCTGATACGCGAATTTGAATCATTCAATGAGATTGTCGATACCGGGTATATCGAGGTCGTACTCATTCAGGAGGGCGCGCCTGCGGTCCTGCTCCGAAAGGAATTCGAAAAAGACCGGGCGTTTCTCGGCTTCGAAAAGATACGCAAAAAGATGAAGCTTTTCGACGAGAAAGATCTTAATATAACCTCGATCAAGATCCGCTCCGGGGACAGGGACCTTTACTGCTGTATCGCGCCGATTGCATGCAACCATTCCGTGTCCGGCTTCCTCGTGCTGCAGCGGGATATCCCGTTAGACGCGGAAGAGCGGAATATGATAACACTGTGTACGGATTTTATGAGCATCATGCTCGAGCGCCTGATCGCGCAGAAGGAGCTCGGACGCCGGTACGAGCTTTACCGTTCGGAAATCGCCAAGGTGCGGACCATACAGGTCTCGTTTCTGCCAGATTTCAAGAAGATCGGGGGGTACGACGTGGCGTCGATCTTTCTGCCGGCGGAGGACATATCGGGCGACTTTTTCGACGGGTTTTTTCTCGACGACGAGGTCTATCAGTTTGTACTGTGCGATGTCTCCGGTCATGGAGTGGCGTCATCGTATATCGGTAACGAAATACGTTCACTTTTCAGGACCTTCTCGCTCCGGAAGTTCTCGCCGGGTTTTATAATCGGGGCGGTAAACGAAATGGTGTTGCGCGATATAGCGGCATTGTACTATTTCGGCACCGTGATCGTCTGCCAGCTCAATGTGCGGACGGGCGAAGTGCTGTTCTCCTCGGGCGGCCATCCTCCGGCGCTATTATGCCGACCTGGTGAGGCGTCGTGTACACTGCTCAATAAAACGGGGCCGCTGGTGGGCTTTTTCGAGAAGGGCGATTTCAAGGACACCGCTTTCGCAATGAAAAGCGGCGACGCGCTGCTTCTCTATACCGACGGCGTTTCCGAAACCTTTTCCGCGGACGGGAAGGAACTTTTCGGAGAGGACCGGCTGGCGCAGGTCTTTCTCGAGAGCGCTTCCCTGTCCTCGCGGGATATCGTGCGAACAATCGCCAGTTCGGTTAATGAGTTCAGCGGATACGGTGTGCAGGAGGACGATATTACGATGATCTGCATTAAAAAGAATTAG